The following proteins are co-located in the Vidua macroura isolate BioBank_ID:100142 chromosome 29, ASM2450914v1, whole genome shotgun sequence genome:
- the LOC128820531 gene encoding scale keratin-like, with translation MSCYDLCPPRTSTDLCPPRTSVAVPQPIAESCNELCARQCPDSSAFIQPPPVVVTFPGPILSSFPQQAVVGSSGAPAFGGSLGLGGLYGAGATQASGGLCTFGRAYAAPACSPCAWPRYSKKLWDTCGPC, from the coding sequence ATGTCCTGCTACGACCTGTGCCCCCCCAGGACCAGCACAGACCTGTGCCCGCCCAGAACCAGCgtggctgtgccccagcccatCGCTGAGAGCTGCAACGAGCTGTGCGCCCGCCAGTGCCCCGACTCCTCTGCCTTCATCCAGCCTCCACCCGTGGTGGTCACCTTCCCcggccccatcctcagctccttcccccagcaggcCGTGGTGGGCTCCTCCGGAGCACCGGCCTTTGGcggctccctggggctgggcggCCTCTACGGCGCCGGCGCCACCCAGGCCTCGGGGGGCCTCTGCACCTTTGGCAGGGCCTACGCTGCTCCCGCCTGCAGCCCTTGCGCCTGGCCCCGCTACAGCAAGAAGCTCTGGGACACCTGCGGGCCCTGCTAG